A genomic window from Fibrobacterota bacterium includes:
- a CDS encoding translocation/assembly module TamB domain-containing protein: MSQALAGTAKEPVPSGRSAVGTLRRIISRLVLVLLLGVLGLLVWRSISNGTRSWLDAPHTMAGWTWQLFGADWTETHSLKVDSATIVGAPVKISLKRMMARWGLSDGGFLSPAGADVSIGRVEVGLRPGSAAPKDTSPKTFPLGDLPLGARLGIDSLFVRKGDAANSPLLVAAFGTKASIEGPRTLSLSVRRVESPLVSAQASIVLRADWTDPDTLLLRLGTDIGSGCCAQDTLTGDAALSKSDLGFGRLRLSVRIDGSRSWQEALPALAKAPALRQLSLEVDASRSDSAIVGALQLGMSTDSILFIPPLDVSVSVRAGEKAAAASVRAWRRTGAGDSANLEIDLSTEFAKGGPVASRAKGWVTIRDLGMPLRKFQHPFDGRIEVRSLDRSGAVATYTTRAGSVFDAQATWKPMHWTVVADIVPEEPWAVAWVDSLHMDGRGTIHGKDSAGGALFHVLARHPRIRPLRLDSLQTRLWIGGGPLLVFKNIQADAGAYRWHGAGRIAIKDSTVHFELAPALDTSAFARLDARFAGNVEIVGRNFPSDGLPLDLPISPTFPVRADADLTFTPTFDHKMIAAIKASLRGSPSGNPQAGDSLLASVDLHLTDSVLLVPRLSVKLGTSALEGKLALSRSLGNWILDTLEISTPGLDLSRLASLSPKVPALVGAVDGHLGSIRGQGVSANLRAIRPGIQQPAGLVQLPDLFLWGERDTLHLGGWLPVVGGRVPFRLTATDLWEPTPNLNLVAFWGDVLRLKANGTFHNKRNLRIAWELDGNAQVPATDVRMRDLSVRGDFSGDMGPKGFQWKAQAHGERGTLQPLAGIPLDLRFEAVADPQRIVVSRATLSGAQNGTLEAKASYDLASKAYSLDAHARDLRLDLSADRAIRIGSLDISKTDNSRLNLLAQSASYRQGFAEGQVMEVHLAKADLSFDQAKDWKKLAGRVDIDRALFTREFASPKSLWMASMDAVRGKRKAEAAGNTVPLILDLRLASIGDSIIVRNNLGSGRLKFDLGVAGPSTAPILNGYFAADSEGGRFGYLGRNFNIDTLRVDWLNADLHQGKFSLAGFRTIRRSCSEPTEPSTSFLVETCQLRLSAAGNLEDPRLRRLVSDCAPARSGDDGTVGAAVALATGCYPQQDKTLTMGAIVKGQAQSVLGESGKNFVNDLLQKQLERSKGDATWLPDSVLLTEVPTGTTRDQLGLMALYHITSDLDAAGTYQHTFGQSTPLSKAKPQLYDNYGLSLRYNIPFSWIEEAAFRDRLVRRVFLQTDVGQSLDDNSRRQTTIQPSLRYRWEFW, from the coding sequence ATGAGCCAAGCCCTGGCTGGCACCGCGAAGGAACCCGTTCCGTCGGGACGATCGGCCGTCGGAACCCTTCGTCGCATCATCTCGCGCCTGGTTCTGGTGCTGCTGCTGGGAGTGTTGGGCCTGCTGGTCTGGCGGTCGATCTCGAATGGAACGCGATCCTGGCTGGACGCGCCCCACACGATGGCGGGATGGACATGGCAGCTGTTCGGTGCCGACTGGACCGAGACGCACTCGCTCAAGGTGGATTCGGCGACCATCGTGGGCGCACCCGTGAAGATCTCACTGAAAAGGATGATGGCTCGCTGGGGCCTTTCCGACGGGGGCTTCCTCTCGCCTGCCGGAGCGGACGTTTCGATCGGCAGGGTGGAGGTGGGCCTGCGACCGGGATCGGCGGCCCCGAAGGATACCTCGCCAAAAACCTTCCCCCTTGGGGATCTGCCGCTGGGCGCAAGGCTGGGAATCGACAGCCTGTTCGTGCGCAAGGGCGACGCGGCGAATTCGCCGCTGCTTGTCGCCGCGTTCGGGACGAAGGCATCGATCGAAGGTCCCCGCACCCTCTCCCTGTCCGTGCGTCGCGTCGAGTCCCCCCTGGTATCCGCCCAGGCCTCCATCGTGTTGCGGGCCGATTGGACCGATCCGGACACGCTGCTTCTGCGTCTGGGAACCGATATCGGTTCCGGGTGCTGCGCCCAGGACACCCTCACCGGGGACGCCGCGCTATCGAAATCGGACCTGGGCTTTGGTCGATTGAGATTGTCCGTGCGCATCGATGGCTCCAGATCCTGGCAGGAAGCTCTGCCCGCGTTGGCGAAGGCGCCGGCGTTGCGGCAACTCTCGCTGGAAGTGGATGCATCGAGGAGCGACTCCGCGATCGTGGGAGCGCTGCAGCTTGGCATGTCCACCGATTCCATCCTGTTCATTCCACCGCTGGACGTGTCGGTTTCCGTCCGCGCGGGCGAAAAGGCCGCCGCCGCCTCCGTGAGGGCGTGGCGTCGGACGGGTGCAGGGGATTCCGCGAATCTCGAGATCGACCTTTCGACGGAATTTGCCAAGGGTGGCCCCGTGGCGTCCCGCGCCAAGGGCTGGGTCACGATCCGCGACCTGGGGATGCCGTTGCGGAAGTTCCAGCACCCGTTCGACGGGCGGATCGAAGTTCGATCGCTGGATCGATCCGGCGCCGTCGCGACCTACACCACCCGCGCCGGATCCGTGTTCGACGCCCAGGCGACCTGGAAGCCCATGCACTGGACCGTCGTGGCCGACATCGTCCCCGAGGAGCCGTGGGCGGTGGCCTGGGTGGATTCGCTGCACATGGACGGCCGGGGCACCATCCACGGCAAGGATTCGGCGGGCGGAGCCTTGTTCCACGTGCTGGCCAGGCATCCGCGCATCCGGCCGCTGCGATTGGACAGCCTCCAAACCCGACTGTGGATCGGAGGTGGCCCGCTCCTGGTGTTCAAGAACATCCAAGCCGACGCCGGTGCGTACCGTTGGCATGGCGCAGGTCGCATCGCGATCAAGGATTCCACGGTCCATTTCGAGCTCGCCCCGGCCTTGGATACCTCGGCATTCGCCAGACTGGACGCCCGGTTCGCCGGTAACGTGGAGATCGTGGGCCGGAACTTCCCGTCCGACGGACTGCCGTTGGATCTGCCCATCTCTCCGACATTTCCTGTTCGCGCCGATGCCGACCTCACGTTCACCCCGACGTTCGACCACAAGATGATCGCCGCGATCAAGGCCTCGCTGCGAGGCAGTCCTTCCGGGAATCCCCAGGCCGGAGACTCCCTGCTGGCCAGCGTCGACCTCCATCTGACGGATTCCGTCTTGCTCGTTCCCCGACTCTCCGTGAAGCTCGGGACCTCGGCGCTGGAAGGGAAGCTCGCCCTTTCCAGGTCCCTCGGAAACTGGATCCTGGATACCCTGGAAATTTCCACTCCTGGTCTGGACCTATCCCGACTCGCCAGCCTCTCTCCGAAGGTCCCCGCGCTGGTGGGCGCCGTGGATGGCCATCTGGGATCCATCCGGGGCCAGGGCGTGAGCGCGAATCTGCGGGCCATACGCCCGGGAATCCAGCAGCCCGCCGGCCTGGTCCAGCTCCCCGATCTGTTTCTCTGGGGGGAACGCGACACGTTGCATCTCGGAGGATGGCTTCCTGTCGTGGGTGGACGCGTGCCGTTTCGCTTGACAGCGACCGATCTGTGGGAGCCGACACCCAACCTGAACCTTGTCGCCTTCTGGGGCGACGTGCTGAGGCTGAAGGCCAACGGGACCTTCCACAACAAGCGCAACCTCCGGATCGCCTGGGAGCTCGACGGAAACGCGCAGGTGCCCGCCACGGATGTGCGCATGAGGGATCTTTCCGTCCGCGGAGATTTCTCGGGCGACATGGGGCCGAAGGGCTTCCAGTGGAAAGCGCAGGCCCACGGCGAGCGGGGCACGCTCCAGCCTTTGGCGGGGATCCCCTTGGATCTGCGCTTCGAAGCGGTCGCCGATCCGCAGAGGATCGTGGTTTCCCGAGCCACCCTCTCCGGTGCCCAGAACGGAACCTTGGAAGCCAAGGCGAGCTACGACCTGGCCTCCAAGGCCTACTCGTTGGATGCCCACGCCCGCGATCTCCGTTTGGATCTCTCCGCCGATCGCGCCATCCGCATCGGAAGCCTCGACATCTCGAAGACAGATAATTCCCGTCTCAACCTGCTGGCCCAATCGGCATCGTACCGCCAGGGATTCGCCGAAGGCCAGGTCATGGAAGTCCATCTGGCCAAGGCCGACCTCTCCTTCGACCAGGCCAAGGATTGGAAAAAGCTCGCCGGCCGGGTGGATATCGATCGTGCCTTGTTCACGAGGGAATTCGCGAGTCCCAAGTCGCTTTGGATGGCCAGCATGGACGCAGTGCGTGGCAAGCGCAAGGCCGAGGCGGCGGGCAACACCGTTCCGTTGATCCTGGATCTGCGGCTGGCCTCGATCGGCGACTCGATCATCGTCCGCAACAACCTCGGATCGGGACGACTGAAATTCGATCTGGGTGTGGCCGGTCCGAGCACCGCCCCGATCCTGAACGGCTACTTCGCCGCGGATTCCGAAGGGGGCCGATTCGGCTACCTGGGACGGAACTTCAACATCGACACGCTGCGCGTGGACTGGCTCAATGCCGACCTCCACCAGGGGAAATTTTCCCTGGCGGGATTCCGGACCATCCGCAGATCCTGCTCGGAGCCCACCGAGCCTTCCACGTCGTTTCTGGTGGAAACCTGCCAGCTGCGTCTTTCCGCCGCCGGAAACCTGGAAGATCCGCGGCTGCGGCGCCTGGTGTCCGATTGCGCTCCGGCGCGCTCCGGCGACGATGGCACCGTGGGGGCGGCCGTCGCCTTGGCCACCGGATGCTACCCCCAGCAGGACAAGACCTTGACCATGGGCGCCATCGTCAAGGGACAAGCCCAATCGGTTCTCGGTGAATCGGGCAAGAACTTCGTCAACGATCTCCTCCAGAAACAACTCGAGCGCTCCAAGGGGGACGCCACCTGGCTGCCGGATTCCGTCCTGCTCACCGAAGTCCCCACCGGAACCACCCGCGACCAGCTCGGCTTGATGGCCCTCTACCACATCACCTCCGACCTGGACGCCGCGGGGACCTACCAGCACACGTTCGGGCAATCCACTCCCCTCTCGAAAGCCAAACCGCAGCTGTACGACAACTACGGCCTGAGCCTGCGGTACAATATTCCCTTCTCCTGGATCGAGGAGGCCGCGTTCCGCGACCGCCTGGTCCGCCGGGTGTTCCTGCAGACCGACGTGGGCCAGTCGCTGGACGACAACAGCCGGCGCCAGACCACCATCCAACCGTCCTTGCGCTACCGTTGGGAGTTCTGGTGA
- a CDS encoding BamA/TamA family outer membrane protein, whose amino-acid sequence MKLANTILLLAACCFSGTEFVIAQPGQMGKSRIVELMESPDHLARLPREDREVWLEQSCSKVSQTAQSEGFLDASCQGTFSKVDSLEDRVVVRVDYSQGGLYRIGGIAITFADRPTESVPFPASLPVRPGERFEQSQILYVLQDVQQFYRKAGWLDASVVQNLSITKDSLLVDLRLEVTLGRLALFSGMEIRFYGRHLTPTSRIIDLWPLKRGDTIRNQDLAWFQRKIAQTRLFNQVRLDRVPARADTNLTDLRLDLTERIPGSLEFSLSWEPTFGWGLGGTVRHQNVEGTFNALSLDARMAEYQQRSRLGAGTPLFWGTPISLDLGLGIVQQEAQLPDSTVARQITLSTDGTFSYQPTDWSTISLGLETERLSKYPFGGGNKVEYMFQTQLGGALDFRDEPFDPLQGWILRPTLGWGVQFGNDTSYVWTQAEGRFYLPLFWRLSSAFAMEGGYFFNNTTLDGSTVLWTGGPGTVRSYEYQELRFWPPEGYGYRPRLLRSSGELRLNLPWSSQVVGFLDVARLWNEGEHPDFLDESTAKIGYGIGLRKRISLLSLRLDFCFGRGSNIFAFDLAQAI is encoded by the coding sequence GTGAAACTCGCCAATACCATCCTCCTGCTCGCCGCCTGCTGCTTTTCCGGGACGGAATTCGTCATCGCCCAACCCGGGCAGATGGGGAAAAGCCGCATCGTCGAGTTGATGGAGTCTCCGGACCACCTCGCGCGCCTTCCGCGCGAAGACCGCGAGGTCTGGCTGGAACAGTCCTGCTCGAAGGTCTCCCAGACTGCCCAGTCGGAGGGGTTTCTGGACGCGTCCTGCCAAGGGACCTTCAGCAAGGTCGATTCCCTCGAAGACCGGGTCGTCGTGAGGGTCGATTATTCCCAAGGTGGCCTGTACAGGATCGGCGGGATCGCCATCACCTTCGCGGACCGTCCCACCGAATCGGTCCCTTTTCCCGCGAGCCTCCCGGTTCGGCCCGGCGAACGTTTCGAGCAGTCCCAGATCCTCTACGTGCTGCAGGATGTGCAGCAGTTCTATCGCAAGGCGGGATGGCTGGATGCGAGCGTGGTTCAAAATCTGTCCATCACCAAGGACTCCCTGCTGGTGGATCTCCGGCTCGAGGTCACGCTCGGAAGACTCGCCCTCTTTTCGGGAATGGAGATCCGTTTCTACGGACGTCACCTCACCCCGACGTCCCGGATCATCGATCTGTGGCCCCTGAAGAGGGGCGATACCATCAGAAACCAGGATCTGGCCTGGTTCCAACGCAAGATCGCGCAAACCCGCCTGTTCAACCAGGTGAGACTGGATCGCGTGCCAGCCCGCGCCGACACGAACCTGACCGATCTGCGGTTGGACCTGACCGAGCGCATTCCCGGCAGCTTGGAGTTTTCGCTATCGTGGGAACCGACTTTCGGATGGGGGTTGGGCGGAACCGTCCGCCACCAGAACGTGGAGGGAACGTTCAATGCGCTTTCCTTGGACGCGCGCATGGCGGAATACCAGCAACGAAGCCGCCTGGGCGCGGGTACTCCGCTGTTTTGGGGAACGCCTATTTCGCTGGACCTGGGCCTTGGAATCGTCCAGCAGGAAGCCCAATTGCCGGATTCCACTGTGGCACGCCAGATCACCTTGTCCACCGACGGGACATTTTCCTACCAGCCCACCGACTGGTCCACCATCTCGCTGGGGTTGGAGACGGAGCGTTTGTCCAAGTATCCGTTCGGCGGGGGAAACAAGGTGGAATACATGTTCCAAACGCAATTGGGAGGTGCGCTGGACTTCCGCGACGAACCGTTCGATCCCCTGCAAGGATGGATCCTGCGCCCCACACTGGGTTGGGGTGTGCAGTTTGGAAACGACACGTCCTATGTCTGGACCCAGGCGGAAGGCAGATTCTACCTGCCGCTGTTTTGGCGGCTCAGCTCTGCCTTCGCGATGGAAGGCGGGTATTTCTTCAACAACACAACGCTGGACGGTTCCACAGTGTTGTGGACCGGGGGCCCGGGCACGGTGCGTTCCTACGAATACCAGGAACTGCGCTTCTGGCCGCCCGAAGGCTACGGTTACCGGCCACGTCTACTGCGGTCCAGCGGGGAATTGCGCTTGAACCTGCCATGGAGCTCGCAGGTCGTGGGTTTCCTGGATGTCGCCAGACTCTGGAACGAAGGGGAACACCCGGACTTCCTGGATGAATCCACCGCGAAAATCGGCTATGGCATAGGCTTGCGCAAACGAATCAGTTTGCTGTCTCTGCGATTGGATTTCTGTTTCGGCCGAGGTTCGAACATTTTCGCCTTCGACCTCGCCCAAGCCATCTGA
- the pdxA gene encoding 4-hydroxythreonine-4-phosphate dehydrogenase PdxA, with amino-acid sequence MRPPILLTMGDPNGVGPRIAASIFKRPDLVAKGLVVVGDPGTLRRALAEEGVDSPIREWSPGAPSSDAIFCLTPAGLPEGRIEPGKPTRWSGAVSLSCVDLATDMCIAGHARAMVTAPLAKEAVDLVHSGFSGHTGHIARRTGAAEHCLTLVHGKMWAAFVTTHIALRDVASTISVHSIHSTARLLDRALRDAGVASPRIGVAGLNPHAGEHGLFGDEEARIVEPAIAASRNDGIDASGPWPADVVFPMLKAGQLDGVVSLYHDQGHPVMKTLAFDFRKGRVRGVNVTLGLPIVRTSPDHGTGFDIAWRSHADDGSMVDAIRLAHRMSALRRKA; translated from the coding sequence ATGCGTCCACCCATCCTGCTCACCATGGGCGATCCCAACGGAGTCGGCCCCCGCATCGCGGCCTCCATCTTCAAGCGCCCCGATCTGGTGGCCAAGGGTCTGGTCGTCGTCGGCGACCCCGGAACCCTCCGCCGTGCGCTCGCAGAGGAAGGCGTGGACTCGCCCATCCGGGAATGGTCTCCGGGTGCGCCATCCTCTGATGCCATTTTCTGTCTGACCCCGGCCGGCCTCCCGGAGGGACGGATCGAACCGGGCAAGCCCACTCGCTGGAGCGGCGCCGTGTCGCTTTCCTGCGTGGATCTGGCCACGGACATGTGCATCGCGGGCCACGCCCGCGCGATGGTCACCGCCCCGTTGGCCAAGGAAGCCGTGGACCTGGTCCACAGCGGTTTTTCCGGCCACACCGGACACATCGCGCGGCGCACAGGGGCCGCGGAGCACTGCCTGACCCTGGTCCACGGAAAGATGTGGGCGGCCTTCGTGACGACGCACATCGCCTTGCGGGATGTCGCATCGACAATATCCGTCCACAGCATCCACTCCACGGCCAGGCTCCTGGATCGCGCCCTGCGGGACGCGGGAGTCGCATCGCCGCGGATCGGAGTGGCTGGATTGAATCCGCATGCGGGCGAGCACGGGCTCTTCGGGGACGAGGAAGCGAGGATCGTGGAGCCCGCCATCGCCGCTTCGCGAAACGACGGAATCGACGCGAGCGGCCCCTGGCCCGCCGACGTGGTCTTCCCGATGCTCAAGGCAGGCCAACTGGACGGCGTGGTGAGCCTCTACCACGACCAGGGGCACCCGGTCATGAAGACTCTCGCCTTCGATTTCCGCAAGGGTCGGGTGCGGGGAGTGAACGTGACGCTGGGCCTTCCCATCGTGCGCACCAGTCCCGACCACGGCACGGGATTCGACATCGCCTGGCGCTCCCACGCCGACGACGGCAGCATGGTGGACGCCATCCGCCTGGCCCACCGCATGTCGGCTCTTCGTCGCAAGGCATGA
- the queG gene encoding tRNA epoxyqueuosine(34) reductase QueG, whose protein sequence is MTDSAQSVVARILAEQGVEGAIAPLAREAFLAREASVRAWIASGAHGTMEWLANTVEPRVAPWTAWPWAQSFLVVKLPYGLPLPGVRGSHPEIAGYARGRDYHYRMEGILKRIQAELEKAFEGLQSFRFCDDQHLPEVELAVQAGLGWRGRNTLLLTRGGSAFHLGGLLLSLRVPSAPPAHRDHCGTCTACVDACPTQALTPDGRIDARLCLSHWNIEDRATSPGEAARASKGEVYGCDLCQQACPWNRRAMVENTLPATWPVSWEQWVDLCRPGAGFQSLFTKTPLRRSGRHKTLKVLLRNLWNVDHGKAQELSRQVLETETHAPLRDWIEATLAWHGQAAPLETDRP, encoded by the coding sequence ATGACAGATTCCGCTCAGTCGGTGGTGGCCAGGATCCTCGCCGAACAAGGGGTGGAGGGTGCCATCGCCCCGTTGGCGCGGGAGGCTTTCCTGGCCAGGGAAGCCTCGGTGCGCGCGTGGATCGCATCGGGCGCGCACGGCACCATGGAATGGCTGGCCAATACCGTGGAGCCGCGCGTCGCCCCCTGGACCGCATGGCCTTGGGCCCAGTCCTTCCTGGTGGTCAAGCTCCCCTATGGCTTGCCCCTTCCCGGGGTACGAGGGAGCCACCCGGAAATCGCCGGGTACGCCCGGGGGCGGGACTACCACTACCGCATGGAAGGGATCCTCAAACGGATCCAAGCGGAGCTTGAAAAGGCCTTCGAGGGCCTGCAAAGCTTCCGCTTCTGCGACGACCAGCATCTGCCCGAAGTCGAACTGGCCGTGCAAGCCGGACTGGGATGGCGAGGCCGCAACACGCTGCTTTTGACACGCGGAGGATCCGCCTTCCACCTGGGAGGACTTCTCCTTTCGCTTCGGGTGCCATCCGCTCCCCCGGCGCATCGCGACCACTGCGGAACCTGCACGGCTTGCGTGGATGCCTGCCCCACCCAGGCATTGACTCCGGATGGCCGCATCGATGCCAGATTGTGTCTCTCCCACTGGAACATCGAGGATCGCGCCACGTCGCCTGGCGAGGCGGCGAGGGCCTCCAAAGGGGAAGTCTACGGGTGCGACCTCTGCCAGCAGGCCTGCCCCTGGAACCGCCGGGCGATGGTGGAAAACACCCTGCCTGCGACCTGGCCGGTTTCGTGGGAGCAATGGGTGGACCTGTGCCGGCCAGGTGCTGGATTCCAATCCCTGTTCACCAAGACCCCACTGCGCCGGTCCGGACGCCACAAGACCTTGAAGGTGCTGTTGCGGAATCTGTGGAACGTCGATCACGGGAAGGCGCAGGAACTGTCCAGACAGGTTTTGGAAACGGAGACGCACGCCCCGTTGCGGGATTGGATCGAAGCAACGCTGGCCTGGCATGGGCAGGCCGCCCCACTCGAGACGGACCGTCCCTAG